One Legionella hackeliae DNA segment encodes these proteins:
- a CDS encoding MFS transporter, protein MTPASIPFVKTVERYGIWLIGVSFVLFQFFLQLSSGVIIGSIMHEMHLSALMAGILGSSFYYVYTSLQIPVGLLFDSKNTRVLLTSSAALCGLGCFFFAHSYSLPFLILGRMIIGTGSAFAFVGLSHLLRQHFPLRQFGFMIGLSETLGFLATMFGMISIGAMVSQWGWRSFLNGATFVGLGIAFCSWQSIPDYAKTSSPVKFGEQIGQIFTSSLAWLNGLFVGLSFTVITVFGAMWAVPFIQIKLSCNLILASTIDSMIFLGAALSCPLFGYLAVLFKRRPLMLGSCLSTAILILIVLYLPFPNAFILGFFMLMIGLCCGAYMLAFSIANELAPSESLSTCTGFTNTLAMITAPLLQPLVGFLLDEFNQKTPLEAYQAALLVVPISLLIAASLALFLPEKNTV, encoded by the coding sequence ATGACTCCTGCTAGTATTCCCTTTGTAAAAACGGTAGAGCGCTACGGCATTTGGTTAATAGGTGTTTCCTTTGTTTTGTTCCAGTTTTTTCTGCAGTTATCTTCTGGAGTTATCATAGGTAGCATCATGCATGAAATGCATCTTTCTGCATTGATGGCTGGAATTTTAGGCAGTTCCTTTTACTATGTATATACTAGCTTGCAAATCCCGGTGGGGCTACTGTTTGATAGCAAAAATACCCGTGTATTATTAACATCCAGTGCTGCATTATGTGGTCTTGGTTGTTTTTTCTTTGCTCACAGTTACAGCCTTCCTTTTTTGATTCTGGGAAGAATGATTATTGGCACAGGTTCAGCCTTTGCTTTTGTTGGTTTATCTCATTTATTGCGGCAGCATTTTCCATTACGACAATTTGGTTTTATGATTGGCCTATCAGAAACGCTCGGTTTTCTTGCCACCATGTTTGGCATGATAAGTATTGGAGCAATGGTTTCTCAATGGGGTTGGCGAAGTTTTCTTAATGGAGCCACCTTCGTTGGTCTTGGTATTGCTTTTTGCAGTTGGCAATCTATTCCCGATTATGCAAAAACATCTTCCCCTGTTAAGTTTGGTGAGCAAATCGGCCAAATTTTCACGAGTAGTCTTGCCTGGCTTAACGGATTATTTGTAGGGTTAAGCTTTACTGTGATTACTGTTTTTGGAGCGATGTGGGCAGTCCCTTTTATTCAAATTAAACTTTCTTGTAATTTAATTCTTGCCAGCACGATAGATTCGATGATTTTTCTCGGAGCAGCACTGAGCTGTCCTCTCTTTGGCTATCTAGCAGTCTTATTTAAACGACGACCGTTAATGCTTGGCTCTTGTCTTTCTACAGCAATACTCATTTTGATAGTACTTTATTTACCATTCCCGAATGCATTTATTCTTGGATTCTTCATGCTCATGATCGGGCTTTGTTGTGGGGCCTACATGCTTGCATTTTCCATCGCAAATGAATTAGCACCCAGTGAATCATTATCCACTTGCACCGGATTTACTAATACATTGGCAATGATTACGGCACCTTTGTTGCAACCTTTAGTCGGTTTTCTTCTGGATGAATTTAATCAAAAAACACCATTAGAAGCCTATCAAGCTGCATTATTAGTTGTTCCTATCAGCCTCCTCATTGCAGCGAGTTTGGCACTTTTTCTACCTGAGAAAAATACTGTCTAA
- a CDS encoding LysR substrate-binding domain-containing protein, with protein sequence MNLRDLHYFVVLAEVMHFGEAAKRCHISQPTLSMQIKKLEDELGLLLFERNNKQVMLTEGGRAILGRVQRILTQVAEMKDVARQASDPFSGELHLGVIPTLAPYLLPHVMPAIQSAFPKLRVWLVEEKTHRLIEKLTSGQLDAALMATPVNEDFASQVLFDEPFYFASTNRTENKQKTEMQLSDLVNQQVMLLEEGHCLREQAIAVCKLAKAEGRADFTATSLETLRFMVETGMGVTLLPALAVYENKRGLQLRSFAKPAPTRTIALHWRPGTAKRDCLQAIAKIITSTANQLLKKDTVNLS encoded by the coding sequence ATGAATTTACGCGACCTGCATTATTTTGTTGTTTTGGCAGAGGTAATGCATTTTGGCGAAGCTGCAAAGCGCTGCCATATAAGCCAACCTACTTTGAGTATGCAAATTAAAAAGCTAGAAGATGAGCTCGGTCTTTTACTTTTTGAACGCAATAACAAACAAGTCATGCTTACAGAGGGTGGGCGAGCAATTCTTGGAAGAGTGCAACGAATACTCACCCAAGTTGCAGAGATGAAAGACGTTGCTCGTCAGGCGTCAGACCCTTTTAGTGGCGAATTGCATTTAGGGGTTATTCCAACGTTGGCTCCTTATTTACTTCCCCATGTAATGCCTGCTATTCAGAGTGCTTTTCCCAAATTGCGTGTTTGGCTTGTGGAGGAAAAAACGCATCGCTTAATTGAAAAATTAACCAGTGGCCAATTGGATGCAGCTCTCATGGCAACGCCTGTCAATGAGGATTTTGCAAGTCAGGTTCTTTTTGATGAGCCCTTCTATTTTGCTTCCACAAATCGGACTGAAAATAAACAAAAAACGGAAATGCAGCTGAGCGATTTGGTGAATCAGCAGGTTATGTTACTAGAAGAGGGACATTGTTTACGAGAGCAGGCTATTGCCGTTTGTAAATTAGCTAAAGCAGAGGGAAGAGCGGATTTTACAGCCACTAGCTTGGAAACTTTACGCTTTATGGTGGAAACTGGAATGGGAGTAACACTATTGCCTGCATTAGCCGTTTATGAGAATAAGAGGGGGCTACAATTAAGGTCTTTTGCAAAACCCGCCCCTACTCGTACCATTGCGTTGCATTGGAGGCCTGGCACAGCAAAAAGAGATTGCCTGCAAGCAATTGCCAAGATCATAACCAGCACGGCCAACCAATTATTAAAGAAAGATACAGTTAATTTATCCTAA
- a CDS encoding CsiV family protein gives MSRIVILTAMILFSCLAQGKNASLYQVDLIVFTHQNASSLLSDFNETTPRSLHGIPLRTEINSAITPYHLMPASTSKLRQEYWALNRKPQYHVLLHYSWLQPFNSQQAIVLPKLSRDGWNVEGTIRVRRSNYYLLDTNLLFSTASNAAFVFSQKQRLKGGDIYYLDHPQAGILIKVHQLG, from the coding sequence ATGTCTAGAATAGTGATATTAACAGCCATGATTCTGTTTTCATGCCTGGCTCAAGGGAAAAATGCATCGCTTTATCAAGTGGATTTAATTGTTTTTACTCATCAAAATGCTTCATCTTTACTTAGTGATTTCAATGAGACAACTCCCCGCAGTCTGCATGGCATCCCTCTAAGGACAGAAATTAATTCTGCTATTACACCCTATCATTTAATGCCTGCTTCAACATCAAAGCTACGGCAAGAATACTGGGCCTTAAATCGTAAGCCACAATATCACGTACTGTTACATTACAGCTGGCTTCAACCTTTTAATAGCCAACAAGCAATAGTACTTCCAAAACTTAGTAGAGATGGTTGGAATGTCGAGGGTACAATAAGAGTTCGTCGTTCGAATTATTATTTGCTGGATACAAACTTGTTATTTTCTACTGCAAGTAACGCTGCCTTTGTTTTTTCGCAAAAACAACGCTTAAAAGGTGGAGATATTTATTATCTCGACCATCCACAAGCAGGAATACTTATTAAAGTGCATCAATTAGGATAA
- a CDS encoding ABC transporter ATP-binding protein produces the protein MANLAEIKKLSVAFQTSEQTITAVDNLSFSLTPGETLAMLGESGCGKSLTSLALMRLLPPHAVYGKVSEVIVQGEDILAIPEFVMRRLRGKRLAMVFQEPMTALNPVLTISQQLIEALPRTPKMNRAQIKERLIALLHEVEIPKPHLRLDQYPHQLSGGQKQRIVIAMALASNPEILIADEPTTALDVTIQAQILALLKKLQRQHNMSMLLITHDLGVVKEAADRVCVMYAGQVVEQATVEEFFTQVKHPYSQQLMASVPNFNKRGQRLQTIAGAVPTLDDLPLGCRFHPRCAHAFSPCNHVEPQLQNIGERTVRCHLYPQLTEPPSLEIQRKSLAPEMGAVSNQPILSAKDLSVYFYIKKGLFKGSEEIKAVDGLSLELYSGKTLALVGESGCGKTTASRALLRLQPISGGAVIYRGEDVRCLKRERLRNYRKKVQIIFQDPFSSMNPRMTVAEILAEGMLAQGASTQLIKKKQHTLLEQVNLPRNSLHRYPHQFSGGQRQRICIARALATEPELLICDEPTSALDISVQAQILNLLKELQQEKGLAYLFITHNMAVVSYIADDVLVMRHGQVVEHGSCEQILKYPKHPYTQQLLASVLQV, from the coding sequence ATGGCTAATTTGGCCGAAATAAAAAAACTTAGTGTCGCGTTTCAAACGTCAGAACAAACTATCACTGCTGTAGATAATCTGAGCTTTTCTCTTACGCCCGGGGAAACACTGGCCATGTTAGGTGAGTCAGGTTGCGGTAAATCATTAACTTCCTTAGCATTGATGCGATTATTACCCCCTCATGCTGTATATGGTAAAGTAAGCGAAGTAATCGTTCAGGGAGAGGATATACTCGCTATACCTGAGTTTGTTATGCGTCGCCTGCGCGGAAAACGTCTGGCGATGGTTTTCCAAGAGCCCATGACCGCATTAAATCCGGTATTAACAATAAGTCAGCAACTTATTGAAGCCTTGCCTCGAACTCCAAAAATGAATCGAGCACAAATAAAAGAGCGGTTAATTGCCTTGCTTCATGAAGTTGAAATTCCCAAACCGCATTTGCGTCTAGATCAGTATCCTCATCAACTGTCAGGTGGGCAAAAGCAACGAATCGTTATTGCTATGGCTTTGGCAAGTAATCCGGAAATTTTAATCGCTGATGAACCCACAACTGCTTTGGATGTCACGATTCAAGCCCAAATTTTGGCCTTGCTTAAAAAATTACAACGTCAGCATAATATGAGTATGCTGTTGATTACGCATGATTTGGGCGTTGTCAAAGAAGCTGCTGATCGTGTTTGTGTTATGTATGCAGGACAAGTGGTTGAACAAGCCACTGTTGAAGAGTTTTTTACACAGGTCAAACATCCTTATTCTCAACAATTGATGGCTTCAGTACCTAATTTTAATAAACGAGGTCAACGCTTACAAACCATCGCTGGAGCTGTACCTACGCTTGATGACCTACCTTTAGGATGTCGTTTTCATCCTCGTTGTGCTCATGCATTTTCCCCCTGCAATCATGTAGAGCCGCAGTTGCAAAACATTGGCGAGCGAACAGTACGTTGCCATCTTTATCCTCAGTTAACCGAACCCCCTTCTTTGGAAATACAAAGAAAATCATTGGCACCAGAAATGGGGGCAGTTTCGAATCAGCCTATACTCTCTGCCAAAGATTTATCGGTTTATTTTTATATTAAAAAGGGGTTGTTTAAAGGGAGTGAGGAAATTAAAGCAGTGGATGGTCTATCCTTGGAGCTCTATTCAGGGAAAACCCTGGCGCTGGTTGGTGAGTCTGGTTGTGGTAAAACAACTGCCAGTCGTGCTTTGCTCCGATTACAACCCATTAGTGGGGGAGCAGTGATTTATCGCGGTGAAGATGTTAGATGCTTAAAGAGAGAGCGATTACGTAACTATCGAAAAAAAGTGCAAATTATTTTTCAGGATCCGTTCTCTTCTATGAACCCACGCATGACGGTGGCTGAAATTTTAGCGGAAGGGATGCTTGCCCAAGGCGCGTCGACACAGTTAATCAAGAAAAAACAGCACACTTTACTTGAGCAGGTAAATTTGCCACGAAATAGTCTTCATCGCTACCCTCATCAATTTTCAGGCGGCCAACGGCAACGCATTTGCATTGCCCGTGCATTAGCTACTGAGCCTGAGTTACTTATTTGTGATGAACCTACCAGTGCTTTGGACATCTCTGTACAGGCACAAATTTTAAATTTACTTAAAGAACTTCAACAGGAAAAAGGGTTGGCTTATTTGTTCATTACCCATAACATGGCTGTGGTGTCTTATATAGCCGATGATGTGCTTGTCATGCGACACGGACAAGTCGTTGAGCATGGCAGCTGTGAGCAAATTCTAAAATATCCAAAACACCCCTATACTCAACAATTACTGGCCAGTGTTTTGCAAGTTTAA
- a CDS encoding proline--tRNA ligase — protein MRTSQWLLATLKETPNDAEIVSHQLMLRAGMIRKLGSGLYTWLPLGLKVLRKVEYIVREEMNRTHAMELLMPAVQPAELWQETGRWETFGGQLLTMKDSNDRDYCFGPTHEEVITDLMRSELQSYKQLPANFYQIQTKFRDEIRPRFGVMRAREFIMKDAYSFHLSQESLQETYDAMYQAYCRIFDRLGLRYRAVEADTGAIGGSASHEFQVLADSGEDLIFYSDESSYAANIEQATSLSPKKANTHPKETMTIVNTPGQKTITEVADFLKIDAKDMVKTLIVVGEAHPLVALVLRGDDELNEVKAIKHPLVKAPLQFVDDQTIVQRLKVPVGSIGPVGLDIPVIVDHQALAMTAFVCGANQADKHYAHAAWGRDATYQDAYDLRNVKEGDPSPDGKGKLYSCRGIEVGHVFQLGDKYAKAMKAAVINEHGQLQTMIMGCYGLGISRVVAAAIEQHHDANGIIWPQSIAPFQLVIIPINGHRSATVKEMAESLYQQFTALGIDVLLDDRNERPGVLFADSDLIGIPHRLVIGERNLEQNVVEYKARNSDEVKLIPLAELKTFTAGLF, from the coding sequence ATGCGCACATCGCAATGGTTATTGGCTACTCTCAAAGAGACCCCAAATGATGCAGAAATTGTTTCGCATCAACTCATGCTAAGAGCCGGAATGATTCGCAAACTCGGCTCAGGCCTATATACCTGGTTACCTCTTGGACTCAAGGTGTTACGTAAAGTCGAGTACATTGTTCGTGAAGAAATGAATCGCACGCATGCTATGGAATTGCTGATGCCTGCAGTTCAGCCTGCTGAGTTATGGCAAGAAACAGGACGGTGGGAAACCTTTGGCGGTCAATTATTGACAATGAAGGATAGTAATGACCGTGATTATTGTTTTGGTCCTACGCATGAAGAAGTGATTACTGACTTGATGCGAAGTGAATTACAATCTTATAAGCAATTACCTGCGAATTTTTATCAGATTCAGACTAAGTTCCGTGATGAGATTCGTCCTCGCTTTGGTGTAATGCGCGCCCGTGAATTCATTATGAAAGATGCTTATTCCTTTCATTTAAGCCAGGAATCGTTGCAAGAAACTTATGATGCCATGTACCAAGCCTATTGTCGCATTTTTGATCGATTGGGCTTACGTTATCGCGCTGTAGAAGCAGATACAGGCGCCATTGGTGGTTCCGCCTCTCATGAGTTTCAGGTGTTAGCTGATTCCGGCGAAGATTTAATTTTCTATAGTGATGAAAGTAGTTATGCGGCCAATATCGAACAAGCTACCTCCCTATCTCCTAAAAAAGCAAATACTCATCCTAAAGAGACAATGACTATTGTTAATACACCAGGACAAAAAACGATTACTGAAGTCGCTGATTTTTTAAAGATTGATGCAAAAGACATGGTCAAAACGTTGATTGTTGTTGGTGAAGCTCATCCTCTTGTAGCTTTGGTATTGCGTGGTGATGATGAGCTGAATGAAGTAAAAGCCATAAAACATCCTCTTGTAAAAGCCCCCTTACAATTTGTTGATGATCAAACTATCGTACAAAGATTAAAGGTCCCTGTTGGTTCTATTGGCCCTGTTGGTCTTGATATCCCTGTTATTGTTGACCATCAAGCTCTGGCAATGACAGCTTTTGTTTGTGGCGCTAATCAAGCGGATAAACATTATGCCCATGCAGCGTGGGGTCGTGATGCTACTTATCAAGATGCTTATGATTTACGCAATGTTAAAGAAGGTGATCCAAGTCCTGACGGTAAAGGAAAATTATATTCCTGTCGAGGAATTGAAGTGGGCCATGTTTTCCAGCTAGGTGATAAATACGCTAAAGCCATGAAAGCCGCCGTGATTAATGAACACGGTCAATTGCAAACAATGATCATGGGCTGTTACGGCTTGGGTATCAGTCGTGTGGTTGCCGCTGCTATCGAACAACACCATGATGCAAACGGTATCATCTGGCCACAAAGCATAGCACCCTTCCAATTGGTAATAATTCCCATCAATGGACATCGCTCAGCTACTGTTAAAGAGATGGCTGAGTCACTTTATCAACAATTCACAGCACTTGGAATTGATGTACTCCTTGATGATCGTAATGAACGTCCGGGCGTGTTGTTTGCTGATAGTGATCTCATTGGTATTCCCCATCGTCTGGTCATTGGTGAACGGAATCTGGAACAAAATGTGGTGGAATATAAAGCACGCAACAGTGATGAAGTAAAACTTATTCCCCTGGCAGAGTTGAAGACCTTTACTGCCGGTTTATTCTGA
- a CDS encoding LysR family transcriptional regulator — translation MNTLALIQTFCKVVQCRSFTAAAKQLTISPAAVSKQINLLEAELGVMLLERTTRKVSLTSIGESYFQEVQAVLHALEQAKTVVIASQAEPKGVLRVKSSRFFAETIILPRMPALIAQYPQLVLDLQIAEEVPHLLEEELDVVYGMSMQVASNSIQKKITTTRYVFCAAPTYLESHGYPRRALDLQAHSYLTHSMRSPNDSWVFPSGEIIQLQPKMYLNDAAALADCAIRGLGIVALHHYQVADSLNRGELIELFPEFKMPVIPVFLFYHPARFLQPKIRVWVDAMTANLATFM, via the coding sequence GTGAATACCCTTGCTCTTATTCAAACCTTCTGTAAGGTCGTGCAATGTCGAAGTTTCACTGCAGCCGCAAAGCAATTAACCATTTCGCCTGCAGCAGTTAGCAAACAAATTAACTTACTCGAGGCTGAGCTAGGAGTAATGTTGCTTGAACGTACCACACGTAAAGTCTCTCTAACTTCAATTGGTGAGAGTTATTTTCAAGAGGTACAAGCTGTTTTGCACGCTCTAGAGCAGGCAAAAACAGTGGTCATTGCTTCACAAGCAGAACCTAAAGGTGTTCTACGGGTCAAAAGTTCCCGCTTTTTTGCCGAAACAATAATCTTACCGCGTATGCCTGCTTTAATTGCCCAATATCCACAACTTGTTTTGGATTTGCAAATCGCCGAAGAAGTCCCGCATTTACTGGAAGAGGAGCTTGATGTCGTTTACGGCATGTCGATGCAAGTCGCCTCAAATTCGATACAGAAAAAAATAACGACCACTCGTTACGTATTTTGTGCCGCACCGACCTACCTTGAGTCTCATGGATATCCCAGGCGAGCGCTTGATTTACAAGCTCACAGTTATTTAACCCACAGTATGCGTTCCCCTAATGATAGTTGGGTATTTCCTTCAGGAGAGATTATTCAACTGCAACCAAAGATGTATCTTAATGATGCTGCTGCTTTGGCTGATTGTGCCATTCGTGGGCTCGGTATAGTAGCTTTGCATCACTATCAAGTGGCGGACTCTCTAAATCGTGGAGAATTGATAGAGTTATTTCCTGAATTCAAGATGCCTGTCATTCCAGTTTTTCTTTTTTACCATCCTGCAAGGTTTTTACAACCCAAGATACGAGTTTGGGTAGATGCCATGACAGCCAATTTAGCAACGTTTATGTAA
- a CDS encoding bifunctional SulP family inorganic anion transporter/carbonic anhydrase encodes MREALTTNLRRFRVYKHRSFKFDFIAAIVVFLVAIPLCLGIALASGAPLFSGILSGIIGGIVVGAISGSQVSVSGPAAGMAAVVLATISQLGDFNVFLLALVLAGVLQIVVGSLRAGFVADYVPSNVVQGLLCAIGILLIIKQLPLAFTFSDDLQDLKAHLLESTESVTFNPLYDLSYHINGGAVIISLISFAILIYGDKAKNKLTQNIPAPIVVVIAGILVNELFIFTNSLFAQNNPQLVNIPRHDGFSDFLSQLTFPNWGAWTNPKVYMYALIIAIVASLESLLNVKASEKLDKKRRRCSKDRELIAQGCGNLAAGLVGGIPITSVIVRTSVNIQSGARTKMAAVLHGFFILLAVLLMANWLNKIPLSSLAVILIFTGYKLTKPSIYTNVYNQGMDRFIPFIATVISIVAFNLLAGILIGLGISLFYILKSNSKARLDIVKENYPNGVTNRLILPQQITFLNKASLIAELDSIPRNSQLIIDARYSDYVDKEIIELIKEFKDEQAPLKQIALNLIGFQDQYDIHNYIDFINVTTYDVLATLKPYQVLSLLREGNQRFLQDHRIHRSSKIDIKYTSETQHPMAVVLGCIDSRVPVETIFDMSFGDLFIARVAGNVVNNDVLASIEYACNVVGAKLIVVLGHTRCGAIQAACDGVKKGHISELLEKIQPAVQAETETKTNRSSKNNQFVKHVTELNVANTLRQIYEESEILRQMINQESIGIVGAIYDVTTGKVDFNDFRMNATEENDKVVLPLYEKSKKVLEDAEKNPSTFQIV; translated from the coding sequence ATGCGTGAAGCATTAACAACAAATCTTCGTAGGTTTCGTGTATACAAACACCGCTCTTTTAAATTTGATTTCATTGCAGCTATCGTAGTTTTTCTTGTTGCGATTCCATTATGTCTAGGCATTGCCTTAGCTTCTGGAGCACCTTTATTCTCCGGAATTTTAAGCGGCATCATTGGTGGTATTGTTGTTGGTGCCATTAGCGGTTCTCAGGTCAGTGTCAGCGGTCCTGCCGCAGGGATGGCAGCCGTAGTACTCGCCACCATCAGTCAGTTAGGCGACTTTAATGTGTTCTTGCTGGCCTTGGTTTTAGCTGGCGTGCTACAAATTGTAGTCGGTAGTCTGCGTGCAGGTTTTGTTGCTGATTATGTTCCTTCCAACGTGGTGCAAGGTTTATTATGTGCTATAGGAATTCTTCTTATAATCAAGCAGCTGCCTTTAGCATTTACTTTTTCTGATGATTTACAAGATTTAAAAGCTCATTTGTTGGAATCTACTGAAAGTGTCACATTTAATCCTCTGTATGATTTGTCCTATCATATCAATGGAGGAGCTGTAATTATTTCATTGATTTCCTTTGCTATTTTGATTTATGGGGACAAGGCAAAAAATAAATTGACACAAAACATCCCTGCTCCGATCGTGGTGGTTATTGCAGGCATCTTGGTCAATGAACTCTTTATCTTCACAAACTCCCTGTTTGCACAAAATAACCCACAGTTAGTGAATATTCCTCGTCATGATGGATTTTCCGATTTTTTAAGCCAATTAACATTTCCCAATTGGGGAGCCTGGACGAATCCCAAGGTCTATATGTACGCCCTCATTATTGCGATAGTAGCCTCCCTGGAAAGTTTGCTCAATGTCAAAGCCAGTGAAAAATTGGATAAAAAACGACGTCGTTGTTCAAAGGATAGAGAATTAATTGCGCAAGGTTGCGGTAACCTTGCAGCCGGCTTAGTGGGTGGTATTCCCATTACCTCAGTGATTGTTCGCACCTCGGTTAATATTCAATCTGGTGCCCGAACGAAGATGGCTGCTGTCTTACATGGGTTTTTTATTCTTCTCGCTGTTTTGCTGATGGCTAATTGGCTTAATAAAATACCATTATCCTCACTAGCAGTTATTTTGATTTTCACAGGGTATAAATTAACTAAACCCTCAATTTATACCAACGTCTATAATCAAGGGATGGATCGATTTATTCCGTTCATTGCTACTGTGATTAGTATTGTTGCTTTTAACTTACTTGCAGGTATTCTGATTGGTTTGGGTATTAGTCTCTTTTACATTTTAAAATCAAACAGCAAGGCTCGATTGGACATTGTCAAAGAAAATTATCCCAATGGTGTTACCAACCGGTTAATTCTGCCGCAGCAGATTACTTTTTTAAATAAAGCATCTCTTATAGCTGAGCTTGACTCTATTCCAAGGAACTCTCAATTAATTATTGATGCCCGCTATTCAGATTACGTTGATAAGGAAATTATTGAATTAATTAAGGAATTCAAGGATGAACAAGCGCCGTTGAAACAAATTGCACTAAACCTTATAGGATTCCAGGATCAATATGACATTCATAATTATATCGATTTTATCAATGTCACAACCTATGATGTATTGGCAACCCTAAAACCTTATCAAGTATTAAGCTTGCTGCGTGAAGGAAACCAGCGTTTCTTGCAAGACCATAGAATCCACAGAAGTTCCAAAATTGACATTAAATACACCTCTGAAACTCAGCATCCAATGGCGGTTGTTTTAGGTTGTATTGATTCTCGCGTTCCCGTTGAAACTATTTTTGATATGAGTTTTGGTGATTTATTTATCGCGAGAGTTGCAGGAAATGTCGTTAACAATGATGTGCTGGCGAGTATTGAGTATGCCTGTAATGTAGTTGGAGCAAAATTAATCGTAGTTTTAGGCCATACTCGCTGTGGAGCAATTCAAGCTGCTTGCGATGGTGTAAAAAAAGGGCATATCTCCGAGTTATTAGAAAAAATTCAACCGGCAGTACAGGCTGAAACTGAAACGAAAACCAATAGAAGCAGTAAAAACAATCAGTTCGTCAAACATGTAACTGAATTGAATGTTGCCAATACCTTGCGACAAATCTATGAAGAGAGTGAAATTTTAAGGCAAATGATTAATCAAGAATCTATTGGTATAGTTGGTGCAATTTATGACGTAACTACTGGAAAAGTTGATTTTAACGATTTTAGAATGAATGCAACGGAAGAAAATGACAAGGTAGTTCTCCCGTTATATGAAAAAAGTAAAAAAGTGCTTGAAGATGCTGAAAAAAATCCCTCAACATTTCAGATAGTCTAA
- the ttcA gene encoding tRNA 2-thiocytidine(32) synthetase TtcA: MSSTPSFVEKKLLHYTGKAIADFNMIQRGDRVMVCLSGGKDSFTLLTLLHTLRRRSNNKFDIFAFTLDQAQPGWDDSKLRQWLAERNIPHEILTRDTYSIVKEKIPEGKTYCSLCSRLRRGIIYRYAEEQGYTKIALGHHRDDLIRTLMMSILYNGDVRSMPPKLLSDNRKHIVIRPLCYVQEKDIINFAQEQAYPIIPCNLCGSQENLMRKRVGKLIDQLAEENPKVPSNILHALQSIKPSQLMDQDLWQFKNLENQLIAPSMIDQEAVFSDEELQPLEEE, encoded by the coding sequence ATGTCTTCTACTCCTTCATTTGTTGAAAAGAAACTTTTACATTATACCGGCAAAGCCATTGCTGATTTTAATATGATTCAGCGAGGGGACCGGGTTATGGTTTGCTTATCCGGAGGCAAGGATTCCTTTACTTTATTAACTCTTCTCCACACTTTAAGACGCCGTTCAAACAACAAATTTGATATTTTTGCGTTTACATTAGATCAAGCGCAACCCGGTTGGGATGATAGCAAATTGCGTCAATGGTTGGCTGAACGCAATATTCCTCATGAAATTTTAACACGAGATACCTACAGCATTGTCAAAGAAAAAATTCCCGAAGGTAAAACTTACTGCTCATTATGCTCAAGATTGCGCAGAGGTATAATTTACCGTTATGCTGAAGAGCAAGGTTATACAAAAATAGCCCTAGGCCATCACCGTGATGATCTTATCCGCACACTCATGATGTCTATTCTTTATAATGGTGATGTTCGCTCTATGCCCCCCAAATTATTGAGCGATAACAGAAAGCACATCGTTATTCGACCTCTTTGTTATGTCCAGGAAAAAGACATCATCAATTTTGCTCAGGAACAAGCTTATCCTATTATTCCTTGTAATTTGTGCGGTTCTCAAGAAAATTTGATGCGTAAACGTGTTGGAAAACTAATTGACCAATTAGCGGAAGAAAACCCTAAAGTACCTAGTAATATTCTCCATGCATTACAAAGCATTAAGCCAAGTCAACTCATGGATCAAGATCTTTGGCAATTTAAAAATCTGGAAAATCAATTAATAGCACCTTCGATGATTGATCAAGAAGCCGTTTTTTCCGATGAAGAATTACAACCCTTAGAGGAAGAATAA
- a CDS encoding pentapeptide repeat-containing protein: MTVSGTVFSCTAFSKTAFSCAAFSNTSFSGMVLSGTVFSDAVFTLDLLTMAFFTNGLTITALATPLQVF, encoded by the coding sequence ATGACTGTTTCTGGCACGGTTTTTTCTTGCACTGCATTCTCTAAAACAGCTTTTTCTTGCGCGGCATTTTCCAACACTTCTTTTTCTGGCATGGTTTTGTCGGGAACGGTTTTTTCAGACGCGGTTTTTACCCTCGACTTGTTAACAATGGCTTTCTTCACTAATGGCTTAACAATAACCGCCTTAGCGACTCCTTTACAGGTTTTTTGA